In Campylobacter sp. VBCF_01 NA2, one DNA window encodes the following:
- the ccsA gene encoding cytochrome c biogenesis protein, translating to MKSIFSMESASIMLALLAIACAVATFVETAFGTPVAWASVYNAWWFGLIMLLLGLNLAYNIYRYRLGDIKKLPTFIFHLSFLFILLGAGLTRYFGFEGNLHIREGEESSLISTKDEFVQLISIGEDKNFISADEKNYLSGVGKMKFDLNLDVNGKNANLKFKEFIPHGELKWVKDESQSAPARIEFLFSNDTQKQPLSLLSGQSIELGEVSISFNTMPKTKYFIYVKNDADKFYINSNFDINATKMGTSEKIALNKNEDNLIDDLSLYSFEGTNFAPVSLLSSAVEKFVRVEENLAGMGGIIADLSYNNENKEVLVIQGEKGLQYEVGGANFITLLGPKMVNLPFKLALRDFVMDRYPGTNSPSGYKSKVTVKDGANSYDYDIYMNHVLDHGGYRFFQSSYDRDEGGTVLSVNRDPGKFPTYLGYFLLCLGMFLNFLNPNSRFFKLSKLISENTHLAKSVAILAVIFACVAPNLAHAEGNESVNLNEIKLNLPNFDKEFSKELGKLVVQGFNGRMEPFDTVSREILHKIYRGETYKGEDGITLNHNEALLSFMLNQDYWRTAKIIRVGDKELRKILGLDENQKYASMMDFFEMKDNESFYKLDKLSEEINRKPLGNRSALDKEIIKVNERVNVFYGAIMGEYFRIIPTGKSNDSTWISPFATLEMLGESERDKVRDMSAMFATAVIYAQNKNDWQSANKMLSIIKDYQIKNGGELAPSESAIKYEILYNNAHIFKRLFSIYTIAGFLLLIFIFIRMMKPNLGLKWAFNLVWFVNVVAFLIHTFGLGLRAYVSGHAPWSNSYESMIYIAWALALSGIFFSRKSAISLALTAIMAGITLMVAHLSDMDPQITNLQPVLKSHWLTIHVSVITASYGFLGLCMLLGIFTLLMFCFGKNNPEIARNITEATRINEMSMILGLCLLTAGNFLGGVWANESWGRYWGWDPKETWALITIFVYAIVVHFRFMPKLNSQFAFAVASMFAYFSVIMTYFGVNFYLTGMHSYAAGEKIPVPSWAYIMTASMFILAIVAYFRSGKSARL from the coding sequence ATGAAATCTATTTTTAGCATGGAATCTGCCAGCATTATGCTTGCCCTGCTGGCTATCGCGTGCGCGGTGGCGACATTTGTGGAGACTGCATTTGGCACGCCAGTAGCGTGGGCGAGTGTGTATAATGCATGGTGGTTCGGGCTGATAATGCTACTTTTGGGGCTAAATTTAGCCTACAATATCTACCGCTACCGCCTCGGCGATATCAAAAAGCTTCCGACCTTTATATTTCATTTAAGCTTTCTTTTTATTTTGCTTGGTGCTGGGCTTACGAGATATTTTGGATTTGAGGGGAATTTGCACATTAGAGAGGGAGAGGAAAGCTCGCTAATTAGCACCAAGGACGAATTTGTGCAGTTAATCAGTATAGGCGAGGATAAAAATTTCATCTCAGCCGATGAAAAAAACTACCTAAGCGGCGTGGGAAAGATGAAATTTGATCTAAATTTAGATGTAAATGGCAAAAACGCAAATTTGAAATTTAAAGAATTTATCCCGCACGGCGAGCTAAAATGGGTCAAAGACGAGAGCCAAAGCGCACCCGCTAGAATCGAGTTTTTGTTCTCAAACGATACCCAAAAACAGCCCCTTTCGCTACTTTCTGGGCAGAGTATCGAGCTAGGCGAGGTTAGCATTAGCTTTAATACCATGCCAAAAACCAAATATTTTATCTATGTCAAAAACGACGCCGATAAATTCTATATAAATTCGAATTTCGACATAAACGCCACTAAAATGGGCACTAGCGAAAAAATCGCACTAAATAAAAATGAGGATAATCTAATCGATGATTTATCACTTTATAGCTTTGAGGGGACGAATTTCGCCCCAGTTAGCCTGCTAAGCTCAGCTGTGGAAAAATTTGTTAGGGTCGAGGAAAATTTAGCCGGTATGGGTGGCATTATCGCAGATCTTAGCTATAACAACGAAAACAAAGAGGTGCTAGTAATCCAAGGCGAAAAGGGGCTTCAATACGAAGTCGGCGGCGCAAATTTTATCACGCTTTTGGGGCCAAAAATGGTAAATTTGCCGTTTAAATTAGCTTTGCGTGATTTCGTCATGGATCGCTACCCAGGCACGAACTCGCCCTCAGGATACAAAAGCAAAGTCACCGTCAAAGACGGCGCAAACAGCTATGATTACGATATTTATATGAACCATGTCCTAGATCACGGCGGATACAGATTTTTCCAAAGCTCGTATGACAGGGACGAGGGAGGCACCGTGCTATCTGTAAATCGCGACCCGGGCAAATTCCCGACATATCTAGGATATTTTCTGCTCTGCCTTGGTATGTTTTTAAACTTTTTAAACCCAAATTCGCGCTTTTTCAAGCTTTCTAAACTCATCAGCGAAAACACTCACCTTGCAAAAAGCGTGGCGATTTTGGCTGTAATTTTCGCCTGTGTTGCGCCAAATTTAGCCCATGCAGAGGGAAATGAGAGTGTGAATTTAAATGAAATCAAGCTAAATTTGCCAAATTTTGATAAGGAATTTAGCAAAGAACTAGGCAAATTAGTCGTGCAAGGTTTCAATGGCCGTATGGAGCCATTTGATACAGTTTCGCGCGAAATTTTGCACAAAATTTACCGCGGCGAAACCTACAAGGGCGAGGACGGGATTACGCTCAATCACAACGAAGCCTTGCTTTCGTTTATGCTAAATCAAGATTATTGGCGCACCGCTAAAATCATACGCGTGGGCGATAAGGAACTACGCAAAATTTTGGGTTTAGATGAAAATCAAAAATACGCTTCGATGATGGATTTTTTCGAAATGAAGGATAATGAGAGCTTTTATAAGCTTGACAAATTAAGCGAGGAAATCAACCGCAAACCCCTTGGTAACCGCTCTGCGCTCGATAAAGAAATCATCAAAGTAAATGAGAGAGTAAATGTGTTTTACGGCGCGATTATGGGCGAATACTTCCGCATAATCCCTACCGGAAAGTCAAACGATAGCACCTGGATTTCGCCGTTTGCAACCCTTGAAATGCTGGGCGAGAGCGAGCGCGATAAGGTGCGCGATATGAGCGCGATGTTTGCCACAGCTGTGATTTACGCCCAAAACAAAAACGACTGGCAAAGCGCAAACAAAATGCTAAGCATTATCAAGGATTACCAAATCAAAAATGGTGGCGAGTTAGCACCTAGCGAGAGTGCGATAAAATATGAAATTTTATACAACAACGCGCATATTTTCAAGCGACTTTTTTCGATTTATACAATCGCTGGATTTTTGCTTTTAATCTTTATTTTTATCCGTATGATGAAGCCAAATTTGGGCTTAAAATGGGCGTTTAATTTAGTTTGGTTTGTAAATGTAGTGGCGTTTTTGATACATACTTTCGGGCTTGGGCTTCGCGCGTATGTATCAGGACACGCGCCGTGGTCGAATTCGTATGAGTCGATGATTTATATCGCGTGGGCGTTAGCGCTTAGTGGAATTTTCTTTTCGCGCAAATCTGCGATTTCTTTGGCACTAACGGCGATTATGGCGGGAATTACGCTAATGGTGGCGCATTTAAGCGATATGGATCCACAAATCACAAATCTACAACCAGTGCTAAAATCACACTGGCTGACAATCCATGTATCTGTAATCACCGCAAGCTACGGATTTTTGGGGCTTTGTATGTTGCTTGGAATTTTCACGCTTTTGATGTTTTGCTTCGGCAAAAACAACCCAGAAATCGCGCGCAATATCACAGAAGCCACTAGAATCAACGAAATGTCGATGATCCTTGGGCTTTGTTTGCTAACAGCTGGAAACTTCCTAGGTGGCGTGTGGGCAAACGAGAGCTGGGGCAGGTATTGGGGCTGGGATCCGAAGGAAACTTGGGCTTTGATTACGATTTTTGTCTATGCGATCGTGGTGCATTTTAGATTTATGCCAAAGCTAAATTCACAATTTGCCTTCGCCGTAGCGTCGATGTTTGCGTATTTTAGCGTCATAATGACATATTTTGGAGTAAATTTTTATCTCACAGGTATGCACTCTTACGCAGCGGGCGAAAAAATCCCTGTGCCAAGCTGGGCATATATAATGACAGCTTCTATGTTTATTTTGGCAATCGTTGCATATTTTCGCTCGGGAAAATCGGCTAGATTGTAA
- a CDS encoding CreA family protein has translation MKKIFLVCAILGAVFAKDYEVIDSVNTSFRIFGKNDRIEVISVSDPKIDGVTCFISYAKKGGAKEIVGVEEDRSEASVSCSQTAPKIIIKEELKKEDIFAKKSSLIFKKTHVVRMFDEASQSIIYLVYSDKIIDGSPDNSISAIPCNQAVGKVCEFNYKK, from the coding sequence ATGAAAAAAATTTTTCTTGTTTGTGCGATTTTGGGCGCAGTTTTCGCTAAGGATTATGAGGTGATTGATAGTGTAAATACTTCGTTTAGAATTTTTGGCAAAAACGATAGAATCGAGGTTATCAGCGTCAGCGACCCTAAAATCGACGGGGTTACATGCTTCATCTCATACGCCAAAAAAGGTGGCGCCAAAGAGATTGTTGGCGTCGAAGAAGACCGCTCAGAAGCCTCTGTTTCATGCAGCCAAACAGCCCCAAAAATCATAATCAAAGAAGAGCTTAAAAAAGAGGATATATTTGCGAAAAAATCCTCGCTAATCTTTAAAAAAACCCATGTCGTGCGTATGTTTGACGAAGCAAGCCAGAGCATAATTTATCTAGTGTATTCAGATAAAATCATCGACGGCTCGCCAGATAATTCTATCTCGGCAATTCCGTGCAATCAAGCCGTAGGCAAGGTGTGCGAATTTAATTACAAAAAATGA
- a CDS encoding TPM domain-containing protein, which translates to MRRILLFLFLALSFLQAKISDYLALPNDTAIIDEAGILRASTAGALNEILLKFDENSTNQIMVVTLKTLGDYSIEEVANEQARALGIGQKGYDNGVLLLVAPNERRVRIEVGYGLEGVLTDGVSKRIIEYKILPHFRAGDFEGGIVSGVLTILDFIESGDIKFAKIERAQGEEIDIDFIIFMLFFFFVFFMMMRNKSRSHGDYGNTIILGDGLDEILRGGFGSSGGFGGGFGTGSRGGFGGGSGGFGRSSRGGGFRGGGGGFGGGGASGGW; encoded by the coding sequence ATGAGAAGAATTTTACTTTTTTTATTTTTGGCTTTATCTTTTTTGCAGGCTAAAATTTCAGACTATTTGGCCTTGCCAAACGACACGGCTATTATCGACGAGGCGGGTATTTTGCGCGCCTCTACGGCTGGTGCGTTAAACGAAATTTTGCTTAAATTTGACGAAAATTCCACCAATCAAATCATGGTCGTAACCCTAAAAACGCTCGGGGATTACTCTATCGAAGAGGTCGCGAACGAGCAGGCTAGGGCGCTTGGCATAGGGCAGAAGGGCTATGATAACGGCGTGCTTTTGCTCGTCGCGCCAAATGAGCGCAGGGTGCGTATCGAGGTCGGATATGGCTTGGAGGGCGTGCTGACTGACGGCGTGTCAAAACGCATAATCGAGTATAAAATTTTGCCCCATTTTAGGGCTGGGGATTTTGAGGGCGGAATAGTTTCTGGGGTGCTTACGATCCTCGATTTTATCGAGAGTGGCGACATAAAATTCGCCAAAATCGAGCGCGCTCAGGGCGAGGAAATCGACATTGATTTCATAATCTTTATGCTTTTCTTTTTCTTCGTATTTTTTATGATGATGAGAAACAAATCACGCTCACATGGGGATTATGGCAACACTATCATTTTAGGCGACGGGCTTGATGAAATTTTGCGTGGAGGTTTTGGCAGCTCTGGCGGATTTGGCGGTGGATTTGGCACAGGTTCTCGTGGCGGTTTCGGCGGTGGCTCTGGTGGATTTGGGCGCAGTTCGCGAGGAGGTGGCTTTCGCGGTGGCGGAGGCGGATTTGGCGGTGGCGGTGCCAGTGGTGGGTGGTAA
- a CDS encoding phosphomannomutase/phosphoglucomutase: MIEDIFREYDIRGIVGEDLNEESVKAIGFAFGMHLRHLGRERISVGYDARLSAPDMFEYLVSGLNYAGLRIFDIGLLPTPVGYFGVFTHKFDANIMITGSHNPKNYNGFKITIGTDSFFGTQLKTLGRQVAEFMASGVEIPTNTFCEKYNILGEYLDYFEKEFANLKNFKTPFVIDCANGAAGVTACKIVERLGLNAKILFPEPDGNFPNHHPDPSEEKNLVDLKNAISENGLNLGFGFDGDADRIAVLTAKRNIKGDELACLLSLNMKDPKILGEVKCSQVMYDEINRRGKSFMGKTGHSNIKKAMKELGIDLAAEVSGHIYFKERYFGFDDGVYAMMRVLELVAKGIDLDAELDALPVMHSTDEIKFKTTDTAKFEIIEKFKNLAKNGISGLPAVRDMIEIDGVRLRFDDGWALVRASNTTPIIVTRFEAKTPEFRDEMQRVIMGALEEIAK; this comes from the coding sequence ATGATTGAAGATATTTTTAGAGAATACGATATCCGCGGAATCGTGGGCGAGGATCTAAACGAAGAGAGCGTTAAGGCGATTGGTTTTGCCTTTGGTATGCACCTTAGACATTTAGGCCGCGAGCGTATCAGCGTGGGTTATGATGCGAGGCTAAGCGCGCCAGATATGTTTGAATACCTAGTAAGTGGGCTTAATTACGCTGGGCTTAGGATTTTTGATATTGGTCTTTTGCCTACGCCAGTTGGGTATTTTGGCGTATTTACGCATAAATTTGACGCAAACATTATGATTACAGGCTCGCACAATCCGAAAAATTATAACGGCTTTAAAATCACAATCGGCACGGATAGTTTTTTTGGCACACAGCTTAAAACACTCGGCCGCCAAGTGGCTGAATTTATGGCTAGTGGCGTAGAGATCCCAACAAATACATTTTGCGAAAAATATAATATTTTGGGCGAGTATTTGGACTATTTCGAAAAAGAATTTGCAAATTTGAAAAATTTCAAAACACCATTTGTGATTGATTGTGCAAACGGCGCAGCAGGTGTTACGGCGTGTAAAATCGTGGAAAGATTGGGCTTAAATGCTAAAATTTTATTTCCAGAACCTGACGGAAATTTCCCAAATCACCACCCAGACCCAAGCGAAGAGAAAAATTTAGTCGATTTAAAAAATGCAATTAGCGAAAACGGGCTAAATTTGGGCTTTGGTTTCGACGGAGACGCCGATAGAATCGCCGTGCTAACAGCGAAGCGAAATATCAAAGGCGACGAGCTAGCCTGCTTGCTGTCGTTAAATATGAAAGATCCAAAAATCCTTGGCGAAGTCAAATGCTCGCAGGTAATGTATGATGAGATAAACCGCCGTGGCAAGAGCTTTATGGGTAAAACCGGTCATAGCAATATCAAAAAGGCTATGAAGGAGCTTGGCATTGATTTGGCGGCCGAGGTGAGCGGGCATATTTATTTTAAGGAGCGATATTTTGGCTTTGATGATGGTGTGTATGCGATGATGAGAGTTTTGGAGCTTGTGGCAAAAGGCATTGATCTAGATGCCGAACTTGACGCACTGCCTGTAATGCACAGCACTGATGAGATAAAATTTAAAACCACAGACACCGCTAAATTTGAGATAATTGAAAAATTTAAAAATTTAGCCAAAAACGGCATTTCTGGGCTTCCAGCCGTGCGCGATATGATAGAAATCGACGGGGTTAGATTGAGGTTTGATGATGGCTGGGCTTTGGTGAGAGCTAGCAATACCACACCGATAATCGTAACGAGATTTGAGGCTAAAACTCCTGAATTTCGCGATGAAATGCAAAGGGTGATAATGGGCGCATTAGAGGAGATTGCAAAATAA
- a CDS encoding IMPACT family protein → MYIIQREFSANLEVKKSNFIAHLVPLGEFERVRERLKDEHPKARHIVWAYRALNEYSQIVENQSDDGEPKSTSGPSCLNALRGAGLIDTAVLVVRYFGGIKLGTGGLVRAYGGAVNLAINASELVLYELKKPCEFFVPFAQIAKFEHFMKKQNFAYTLNFTDTGAVFSCALSQAQTAIFTDFAQGFIAPFEILKLPEF, encoded by the coding sequence ATGTATATCATACAGCGCGAATTTAGCGCGAATTTAGAGGTCAAAAAGTCAAATTTCATCGCGCATTTGGTGCCGTTAGGCGAGTTTGAGCGCGTGCGTGAGCGACTAAAAGACGAACACCCCAAAGCCCGCCACATCGTCTGGGCGTATCGAGCGCTAAATGAGTATTCTCAAATCGTCGAGAACCAAAGCGACGACGGCGAGCCAAAATCCACGAGCGGGCCATCGTGCCTAAATGCGCTTCGTGGCGCAGGTCTGATTGACACGGCTGTGCTTGTGGTGCGGTATTTTGGCGGGATTAAGCTAGGCACTGGCGGGCTAGTGCGCGCGTATGGTGGGGCTGTAAATTTGGCGATAAATGCGAGCGAGCTAGTATTATACGAGCTCAAAAAACCTTGCGAATTTTTCGTGCCGTTTGCGCAAATTGCGAAATTTGAGCACTTTATGAAAAAGCAAAATTTCGCTTACACGCTAAATTTCACCGACACAGGGGCTGTGTTTTCGTGCGCTCTTTCTCAGGCGCAAACAGCGATTTTCACGGATTTCGCGCAGGGTTTCATCGCACCATTTGAGATACTCAAACTGCCTGAATTTTAA
- the cmeU gene encoding CmeU family protein has protein sequence MEKELVEQNIKELLGARAEFFALLDEKVPKIEGTDVFDFANAKEANLKEIYAKFYGYDYAIRKLLPYLYKAYGVSFNV, from the coding sequence ATGGAAAAAGAGCTAGTCGAGCAAAATATAAAAGAGCTTCTTGGCGCTAGGGCTGAATTTTTCGCGCTACTAGACGAAAAAGTGCCAAAAATAGAGGGCACAGATGTGTTTGATTTCGCAAACGCAAAAGAGGCGAATTTAAAGGAAATTTACGCCAAATTTTACGGCTATGATTATGCTATTCGCAAGCTTTTGCCGTATTTATACAAGGCGTATGGAGTGAGCTTTAATGTCTGA
- a CDS encoding alanine racemase, producing MSEILIDKSAYFHNLSQISQKVAKERIMLVLKDNAYGHGMREIAGLAREFGIKRAVTRTLDEAREISEFFEEILILSHIPNGNENPNFIYAVNDMSYFSRLKTGTNIHIVADTNMHRNGICAYDLDEALALCKKHSLNLRGFFTHYRASDELSSDFYAQRQNFAEFKKIAKFKANEAGFNELILHSSNSAAIERRAGFDDEFVRVGMAQYGYAQFDDSLNLRPVLSLWADLISQRVLKKGERVGYGGVFCAPCDMKIGTYDLGYADGLLRYAGLGDLRLASGERLLGKMSMDSFCAEFGGERVCVINDAREWARFFGTIEYDVLVKLHEKISRRVV from the coding sequence ATGTCTGAAATTTTGATTGATAAATCAGCGTATTTTCACAATCTTTCGCAAATTTCGCAAAAAGTAGCCAAAGAGCGCATTATGCTCGTGCTTAAAGATAATGCTTACGGGCATGGCATGCGCGAAATCGCGGGTTTGGCGCGTGAGTTTGGTATCAAAAGAGCCGTTACTAGGACGCTAGATGAAGCGCGCGAGATTTCAGAATTTTTTGAGGAAATTTTAATTCTTTCGCATATCCCAAACGGAAACGAAAATCCAAATTTTATTTATGCCGTAAATGATATGAGCTATTTTTCGCGCCTAAAAACAGGCACGAATATTCATATTGTCGCAGATACAAATATGCATAGAAATGGAATTTGCGCCTATGATTTGGACGAAGCACTCGCGCTTTGTAAAAAACACTCGCTAAATTTGCGCGGATTTTTTACCCATTACCGCGCTAGCGATGAGCTAAGCTCTGATTTTTACGCGCAAAGGCAAAATTTCGCCGAATTTAAAAAAATCGCCAAATTTAAGGCAAATGAGGCTGGATTTAATGAGCTTATTTTACACTCTTCAAATTCAGCCGCGATCGAGCGTAGAGCGGGGTTTGATGATGAGTTTGTGCGCGTGGGTATGGCGCAGTATGGATACGCTCAGTTTGATGATAGCCTAAATTTGCGCCCTGTGCTTAGCTTGTGGGCTGATTTAATCAGCCAAAGAGTGCTTAAAAAAGGCGAAAGGGTAGGCTATGGCGGGGTGTTTTGCGCGCCGTGCGATATGAAAATCGGCACCTATGATTTGGGCTATGCAGACGGGCTTTTGCGATACGCTGGGCTTGGCGATTTGCGATTAGCCAGTGGAGAAAGGCTGCTTGGCAAAATGTCTATGGATAGCTTTTGCGCTGAGTTTGGTGGCGAGCGAGTGTGCGTGATAAATGACGCCAGAGAGTGGGCGAGATTTTTTGGCACGATTGAGTATGATGTGTTAGTTAAACTTCATGAAAAAATATCAAGGAGAGTGGTATGA
- a CDS encoding GIY-YIG nuclease family protein yields MKQYFVYILFNERNGTLYIGVTNDLKRRIYEHKNKIFKGFTEKYGVDKLGYFESCDSVESAILREKQLKGGSRKQKLALIESVNPFWKDLYYEI; encoded by the coding sequence TTGAAACAATACTTCGTTTATATCCTTTTTAACGAACGAAACGGCACTTTGTATATCGGCGTAACAAATGATTTAAAACGCAGAATCTACGAGCACAAAAACAAAATTTTCAAAGGTTTTACCGAAAAATATGGCGTGGATAAACTCGGGTATTTTGAGAGTTGCGATAGCGTAGAGAGTGCGATTTTGCGCGAAAAACAGCTAAAAGGCGGAAGCAGAAAACAAAAACTAGCTTTGATTGAAAGCGTAAATCCATTTTGGAAAGATTTGTATTATGAGATTTGA
- a CDS encoding PAS domain-containing protein: protein MPRPTPKNNEIKLDPGRYIVSRTDPKGIITFGNVYFCAICGYSVEELLGQPHNIIRHPDMPKIAFKLMWDTIQKGRDFVAVVKNMAKDGSYYWVMTEFIPKKDPATGEIVEYTAYRKAPPRAAIDIVEPLYKKLLAAEEQGGMEASEALLNEYLKKQGETYESWIVRITGKSNPITALFFKAMRKLFG, encoded by the coding sequence ATGCCAAGACCAACCCCTAAAAACAACGAAATCAAGCTAGATCCGGGCAGGTATATCGTCTCGCGCACCGATCCTAAGGGTATCATCACATTTGGCAATGTGTATTTTTGCGCTATTTGCGGGTATAGCGTCGAGGAGCTACTCGGTCAGCCACACAACATAATCCGCCACCCAGATATGCCAAAAATCGCGTTTAAGCTCATGTGGGATACAATCCAAAAGGGTCGCGATTTCGTCGCAGTCGTCAAAAATATGGCCAAAGACGGCAGTTACTACTGGGTCATGACCGAATTTATCCCTAAAAAAGACCCCGCCACAGGCGAGATTGTCGAATACACAGCCTATCGCAAAGCCCCGCCACGCGCTGCTATCGACATCGTCGAACCGCTGTATAAAAAGCTTCTCGCCGCAGAGGAGCAAGGCGGTATGGAGGCTAGCGAGGCGCTGCTAAACGAGTATCTCAAAAAACAAGGCGAGACTTATGAGAGCTGGATTGTGCGCATTACTGGCAAGTCAAACCCGATTACTGCGCTGTTTTTCAAGGCGATGAGGAAGCTTTTTGGCTAA
- the petA gene encoding ubiquinol-cytochrome c reductase iron-sulfur subunit: protein MSVKSDFSENRRGFIGLAFGAVAAVGGVFALGGMKKSWDPLPSVKAAGVTTVDLSPIKDGELYRTEWRKKPIFILKKTADMGKNDERDVVVGGARYTLCIGLCTHLGCIPSYKPASKQFVCACHGGVFNTDGVAVFGPPPRGMDIPPFKIDGTKLVLGEEGPEYQALMGKA from the coding sequence ATGTCTGTTAAATCTGATTTTAGTGAAAATAGACGAGGCTTTATCGGACTTGCGTTTGGTGCGGTCGCTGCTGTGGGCGGCGTGTTTGCATTAGGCGGTATGAAAAAAAGCTGGGATCCGCTTCCTAGCGTCAAAGCAGCCGGCGTAACGACTGTGGATTTAAGCCCGATTAAAGACGGAGAGCTATACAGGACAGAGTGGCGCAAAAAGCCAATATTTATTCTCAAAAAGACAGCCGATATGGGCAAAAACGATGAACGAGATGTCGTCGTAGGTGGCGCTAGATACACGCTTTGTATCGGTCTATGCACGCATTTGGGCTGTATCCCTAGCTACAAACCAGCTTCTAAACAATTCGTTTGCGCATGCCACGGAGGCGTTTTCAACACTGACGGCGTAGCTGTGTTTGGTCCGCCACCACGCGGTATGGATATACCTCCGTTTAAAATCGACGGAACTAAACTTGTCCTTGGCGAAGAAGGCCCTGAATATCAAGCTCTAATGGGCAAAGCGTAG
- a CDS encoding LemA family protein: MNELENQNGAEQIGYDGEKGAKGAEQSQTYNGSANVEKKSSKGWLKWLIIAGIILAVFAIFAVPVYNKLTLKDEDVNAAWAQVQNQYQRRADLIPNFVETVKGYASHERGTLEGVIEARAKATSVKIDANDIANNPEAFTQFNNAQGELSSALSRLMLVVERYPELKANSNFTDLQNQLEGTENRIAVARKDYIAVVQEYNKMIRVFPTNIIAKLVGKGGAKPVFNAGEANQNAPKVSF; the protein is encoded by the coding sequence ATGAACGAGTTAGAAAACCAAAATGGCGCCGAACAAATCGGCTATGACGGCGAAAAAGGCGCAAAAGGTGCAGAGCAAAGCCAAACCTACAATGGCTCTGCTAATGTCGAGAAAAAATCATCAAAAGGCTGGCTAAAATGGCTGATTATCGCTGGCATAATTTTGGCTGTGTTTGCGATTTTCGCCGTGCCTGTGTATAACAAACTGACCCTAAAAGACGAAGATGTCAATGCGGCCTGGGCGCAGGTGCAAAACCAATATCAAAGGCGCGCTGATTTGATCCCAAATTTCGTCGAAACCGTCAAAGGATACGCAAGCCATGAAAGAGGCACCTTAGAGGGCGTAATCGAGGCTCGCGCGAAGGCAACGAGCGTGAAAATCGACGCAAACGATATCGCAAATAACCCAGAAGCCTTTACGCAGTTTAACAACGCACAAGGCGAGCTAAGCTCGGCTCTATCGCGCTTAATGCTGGTTGTAGAACGATACCCTGAGCTAAAAGCAAACTCAAATTTCACGGATTTGCAAAATCAGTTAGAGGGCACCGAAAACCGCATAGCTGTGGCTCGCAAGGACTATATCGCTGTGGTGCAAGAGTATAACAAGATGATTAGGGTTTTCCCTACAAATATCATCGCCAAACTCGTAGGCAAAGGCGGAGCTAAGCCTGTATTTAACGCAGGCGAAGCCAATCAAAACGCGCCAAAAGTTTCGTTTTAG